The following proteins are encoded in a genomic region of Corylus avellana chromosome ca4, CavTom2PMs-1.0:
- the LOC132179661 gene encoding cytosolic sulfotransferase 5-like, whose protein sequence is MATPDDDQPPLSPPLPKHLQELEMTQECRDLISTLPTQRGWVHETIHQYQGFWFETLFMQGVVAFQKHFQADHDTDILLATNPKAGTTWLKAISFALVNRLRYPDTQRHPLLTVNPHILVPTLEIDLYNKREVPDLTTNSFTSRRLFSTHLPYSMLPISAKNSTNCKIVYLCRNPKDTLVSFWHFCNRLRPMSTSTGALSLEDAFDMFCRGSSGFGPYWDHVLGYWKESIEKPEKVLFLKYEEMKEQPIANMRRLADFLGWPFSPEEEAKGVVNDISKLCSFNNMRNLEVNKSGKGSLGQENNIYFRRGQVGDWMNYLTAEMIKKLDRITEEKFHGTGLRF, encoded by the coding sequence ATGGCTACACCTGATGATGATCAACCACCTCTTTCTCCTCCGCTTCCCAAGCATTTGCAAGAACTTGAAATGACCCAAGAATGCAGGGATCTCATATCCACCCTGCCTACACAACGAGGCTGGGTTCATGAAACAATCCATCAATATCAAGGCTTTTGGTTTGAAACTTTGTTCATGCAAGGAGTTGTAGCATTCCAAAAACACTTCCAAGCTGATCATGACACCGATATCCTCCTTGCCACCAATCCCAAAGCCGGCACCACATGGTTGAAGGCCATCTCCTTCGCCTTAGTGAACAGGTTGCGCTATCCGGACACTCAACGACACCCTCTGCTCACAGTCAACCCTCATATTCTTGTGCCCACCTTGGAGATTGACTTATACAATAAAAGAGAGGTTCCAGATCTCACTACTAATTCTTTTACCTCTCGAAGGCTTTTCTCAACCCATCTGCCTTATTCCATGCTACCAATATCTGCAAAGAACTCAACTAATTGTAAGATCGTGTATTTGTGTAGGAACCCTAAGGACACTCTTGTGTCATTTTGGCATTTTTGCAACAGGTTGAGACCAATGAGTACTAGTACAGGTGCCCTCTCACTTGAAGACGCTTTTGATATGTTTTGTAGGGGATCGAGTGGATTTGGCCCATACTGGGATCATGTTTTGGGATATTGGAAAGAAAGCATTGAAAAGCCTGAAAAAGTACTCTTCTTGAAGTATGAGGAAATGAAAGAGCAGCCAATTGCCAATATGAGGAGGCTGGCTGACTTTTTGGGGTGGCCTTTTTCTCCGGAAGAAGAGGCAAAAGGTGTAGTGAATGATATCTCAAAGTTATGTAGTTTTAACAATATGAGAAACTTGGAGGTGAATAAAAGTGGAAAAGGATCACTCGGCCAGGAGAACAACATATATTTTCGTCGAGGTCAAGTTGGAGACTGGATGAATTACTTGACAGCTGAGATGATAAAGAAATTGGACCGCATTACTGAAGAGAAGTTTCATGGTACTGGGTTAAGATTTTAG
- the LOC132179860 gene encoding cytosolic sulfotransferase 5-like — protein sequence MLSLQPPSSTLPNYLQEDELPQECSDVVSSLPRETGWIAKYLHQYQGCWIATRYMKGVLAFQKHFQAHHTDILLVTTPKAGTTWLKAILFALVNRVRYRPDPLQHPLLTNNPHVLVPFLDVNLYTQSQVPDLSSFAFPRLFSTHLPFALLPTSVKDSACKIVYLCRNPKDTFVSLWHFTNKLRPTAWGTNSLEEAFDKFCRGVSLYGPYWDNVLGYWKKSLEMPQKVLFLKFEEIKEHPAANLRRLAEFLECPFSLEEKAQGVEDNILRLCSFDNLSNLEVNKSGKLPAGEENNAYFRRGEVGDWMNHLTVEMIEKLDRITEEKFHGTGLRV from the coding sequence ATGCTTTCACTTCAACCACCTTCTTCTACGCTTCCCAACTACTTACAAGAAGATGAACTGCCGCAAGAATGCAGCGACGTCGTATCCTCCCTGCCTAGAGAAACAGGCTGGATTGCAAAGTATCTCCATCAATACCAAGGTTGTTGGATCGCAACTAGATACATGAAAGGTGTTCTTGCATTCCAAAAACACTTCCAAGCTCACCACACCGACATCCTCCTTGTCACCACTCCCAAAGCCGGCACCACTTGGTTGAAGGCCATCTTGTTCGCCTTGGTCAACCGGGTGCGCTATCGGCCGGACCCTCTACAACACCCTCTGCTCACCAACAACCCTCATGTTCTTGTGCCCTTCTTGGACGTCAATCTCTACACTCAAAGCCAGGTTCCGGACCTCTCCTCCTTTGCCTTTCCAAGGCTCTTTTCAACTCATTTGCCTTTTGCTTTGCTGCCGACGTCTGTCAAAGACTCGGCTTGCAAGATTGTGTATTTGTGTAGGAACCCTAAGGACACTTTTGTCTCACTTTGGCACTTCACCAACAAGTTGAGACCAACTGCTTGGGGCACCAATTCACTTGAAGAGGCTTTTGACAAGTTTTGTAGGGGAGTGAGTTTGTACGGGCCTTATTGGGACAATGTTTTGGGGTATTGGAAGAAAAGCTTAGAAATGCCTCAAAAGGTACTTTTCTTGAAGTTTGAGGAAATAAAAGAGCATCCAGCTGCCAATCTGAGGAGACTAGCTGAGTTCTTGGAGTGCCCTTTTTCTCTAGAAGAAAAGGCCCAAGGCGTAGAGGATAATATCTTAAGGTTGTGCAGTTTTGACAATCTGAGCAACTTGGAGGTGAATAAAAGTGGAAAATTGCCTGCTGGCGAGGAGAACAATGCATATTTTCGTCGTGGTGAGGTTGGAGATTGGATGAATCACTTGACGGTGGAGATGATAGAAAAATTAGACCGCATCACGGAAGAGAAGTTTCATGGAACTGGACTAAGAGTTTAG